The window GTTCGAGTCCCTCCGCGGTCATTTGCCGGAGAGTTCGCGTGTCCGCGTAGCTCAGTGGATAGAGCGCAGCCCTGCGGAGGCTGAGGTCGGAGGTTCGAATCCTCCCGCGGACGCTCTGGTGTGCCGGGGTGGCGAAATTGGCAAACGCGCACGACTCAAAATCGTGTGGACTACGTCCTTGTGGGTTCGAGTCCCACCCCCGGCATATGCGATATACGGGCGCGTAGCTCAGCTGGTTAGAGCGTCCGGCTCACATCCGGGAGGTCAGAGGTTCAAGTCCTCTCGCGCCCACCACGAAACGCCATCGGGTATTCCGATGGCGTTTTTGTTTTCCCACCGCTCTTTGTATATCCCCTTGTGGCATTTTGTGTGAAAATATGAAAGAAGTACTATTGGCAAAAGGGTTTCAAGTAGTTAGTATGACCATTAGTCCTAATGCGTTCATCCCTTTATCCTTTTATCAACAAACCGCTTTATTGGGGTCGCAATTATGGTGCAACCAAACGCAGAAAAGCCAGCAGGCGAAAAAATCATCCTTACCCGCCAGGAAGTGCTCTCGGCGGCTTCCATGGCTTACGGCGAAGGGCGCGCCCCTGATTTCAGCAACCAGCACCTGGACGGGCTCAACCTGAGCAGCAGCACACTTGAGCAAGCCAACTTCCAAGGGGCGTCGTTGCTGGGCACAGTGCTGGTGGATAGCAATCTCACCGGCGCTCATTTTGAAGGCGCTATGCTTTTCAAAGCCGATTTGTACGCGGCGACGGCGAACGAATGCGACTTCACCGAAGCCAAACTGATTGGCGCCAACTTGCGCCGCGCCCGTCTTTTCCAAGCCATTCTGCGCGACGTGGACGCCCGCGGCGCCAATCTCAGCGCAGCCAATCTCCGCCAAGCCATTCTCGATAACGCCGATTTGAGTAGCGCCGTGTTGCAAATGGCGGTTCTTTTCAAAGCCTCGTTGCAAAACACCAATTTTCAAGGCGCCAATTTGCACAACGCCAACCTTAGCACGGCTGTTGCGACAGCGGCCAATTTCCAGGAGGCAAACATGAACGAAGCCGATTTGCGCGGCGCTATTCTCGACCATGCTCTGCTCAACAACGCCAAACTGGTGCGCGCCCACCTGGTTGGCGCCAGCCTCAGCAACGCTTCTGCACAAGGGGCTGATTTCAGCCACGCCAACCTCTCAGGCGCGATTCTGCACAAAGCGCGCCTCAACAGCGCCAATTTCACCAACGCTTCGCTCCGGTGGGCGGATTTGACCGACGCGGATTTGACCAACGCGATCTTGACAGGTGCAACACTGCGCGGCGCACGCTACAACGCCAACACCAAGTGGCCCGAAGGGTTTACCCCGCCTGCAAGCGCCGTCAAGGTTGGCTAAACGCAAAACAGCCCCGCAAAAGGGGCTGTTTTCATTTTGTTGCAACGCCTCGCCTACGCCTCCCACGCCACCCGATTGCGTCCCGCTTCCTTGGCTTTGTAAAGCGCCTGATCCGCGCGGCGCAGAATGTCTTGGAAAGCGGTATCCTCATCGCGCAGAGCAGCCACCCCAAGGCTTGCCGTCACTTGTATCGCGCCAACATCGGTTTCAAGACGCGTTTGTGCAATCGTTTCACGCAACCGCTCGGCAACCTGTACGGCTTGTTCGAGCGTTGCTTCGGGCATGAGCACCATAAACTCTTCACCACCATAGCGCCCCACAATATCCACATCCCGCACATGGTGGACAATCACATGCGCGAAGCGCGCCAGCACCTGGTCGCCAACAAAATGCCCGTAGGTGTCGTTGACCCGTTTGAAGTAGTCCAGGTCCACCATCAGCGCGCTGAGCGGGCGATTGTAGCGTTGTGCGCGGTGAAACTCACGCCTGGCAATATCGAAAAAGCCCCGCCGATTCCAAACCTGCGTCAGGTCATCGGTGAGCGCCATTTGCTGCACATCCGCATACAACAACGCATTGTGAATGGCGGCCGTTGCTGTAATCGCGAATGTGCGCAACATCTCCAAGTCATCACGTGTAAACGCGAATTTTTGAGTCGCGTCCAGTGAGATCACGCCATACACACGATCGCCATAGACCAGCGGCACCACAATCCCCGACTTGACGGCTTGCACTTCGGCTATATCGCCCTCGTAGAAAACATCTTCGAGCGCATCAACATCTTCAATGAGCAAGGAAAGCGCCTCGCGCGCTGATTTGGCGGCATACCCGGTCTCCGGCATGACCATGTTCCGCACATGCAGGTCGTGATACCCACGCACGGCATGCACACGCAATTGCCCTGTTTCATCCGCCAATGCCAATGTGCCTTTTTCAGCACTGGGAATCGCACGCATCGCAGCGCCAAGAATTTCGTCAAGCAATTCATCCATATCGAGCGTCCCCAGCAACGAGGCGGTGGCGCGATACAGCGCCTCCATCTGACGCGCGCGGCGTTGTTCCTGCTCGTAGTAGCGCACATTTGTCAACACCACGCCGGTGTAGTTCGCCAGACTACGCAAGAGGGAGACGGCGTCTTCATCCAAATGGTCAGGGGGGGCATTGAAGTGCAAGACGGCAATCCCCAACGGCTGTTCTTGCCCCCACACCGGCACCAGTAGCGCGTGCTCTACACCAAACCGTTGAAACGCACGCCGCTCACGCGGCAATAATTCGGGGCTTTCCTTGGAGACCGTGCGAATGGTGAATGTGGTGATGGTCTCGTGCAAAAGCGGCAACTCTTTCAGCGGGAATGTGCGCCCCAAAAGCGAAGCCCGCGGCTGAAAATCCTCACGTGTGACTTCGGCGATCAAATGCAGCGACGCGCCTTCGATGATACCAATATGACAGCTCACACATTGTGCTGTTGCGATAAGGTGGTGCGCCAGACGCTGCAAAATATCATGCGGCGAACGCTTCGAGACCAAATCTTCCGCGGCGCGGTACAAGCGTTCAAGCATTTGGGCGCGCTGGCGCAATGCGGAGTAGAGGCGGGCATTTTCCAAAACAGTCGCCGCCTGACGTGCAAATGCGGTGAGCATGCGCACGTGCGAACTGGAAAAGGTGAACGCATCGCGCCGATAGACCGCCAGCACCCCACGCGCATATCCTTGCAAAATGAGCGGAACGCCAAGCCATGTGTGCGCATCTTTCCAGGGCAAGCCTTCCTGCTGTCCAACGCCTTCGCGTGTTGTATGCGTCACAGGAATGCCATCTTGCAAGATGGTTTGCAAAGGCGGAAACGCATCAACCGGATACTGTTGCCCCGCAAGCGGCGCACCTGTCCCCAGCGCGGCATGCAAGCGCACAGTGCGCCCGTTTTGTGCTGTCTCATCTTCCAACAACAACATGCACACATGCGCCGGCACCATCTGCTGCACCTGCTCCAAAATCTGGCAGACGGCTTCGTCCATATCCAGCGTGGTTGCAATGGTACCGTGTGCTTGATGCACCGTCTCCAACTCGCTGACGCGGCGATGCACTTCCTGCTCCATCAGCGCACGATGCAAAAAGAAACTGAGTGCATGGCGCACAACGTCGGCTTCCTGGACGGTGGCGGGCGAAAATGTGCGTGGTTCATCCCACGCCAGCAAAATGGCGCCAATCCGTTGCCCTTCGTGAACAAGCGGCAATCCTAACAATGAACGCTGCGGAAACAGCAATGCCACTTCAATATCAATGAAAGGGGAATTGAAGACATCTTCAACAGCAATGACCCGATTGGCGCTGAGGACTGAAGCCGTCAGCGTGCGGCGATGCGGCTTTGCGGACAACATCGCATATCGCTGTGCCAAGGGCCCTACCGCCGCGACAGGCACAGGGATATCACGCTGCACGTCCCAGCGTAGCAGGTAGGCGGCATCCGCATCAAACGCATGGCAGATGCGCTGCGCGAGATAATTCCAGACGGTTTCGAGGGGAGCATGCCGCACCATGCCGACAATGGCTTGCAAATCCGTCAGCAATCTATCAAGCCGCAAGATGCTCGTGGTGCTTGCGGCGGCCTCGTAGGTCATATGCACCCACTCGGCGACTTCACGCCAAGCCGCCAGGACAGCCGGCGTTGCGCCAGAATGGGGAATGAGCACCGCCAGGCACAAATTGGTGTGCTGACGACGGGGGCAGACAACGCCAAGCGACGCTTCTACCGTAAACGAGTGAGGAACACATGGCGAATGGGCAACATGCTCGGTGAAAGCGGTTGCCAGCGAGGCGGGCACATCAAGCTGGGTATAGGCCCATGTGCGGTCTTCACTTCCCACCCAGAGCATCTGCACATCGTGCGCCGGCAGGTCTTGCGCCCACGCCGCGAGAGCCGCCCACCATGCCTCCAGCGTGAGCGGCGAAATGTCCGCCATGCGGCGTTGCAGGGGTCTCAACAACTGGATGAGTTGGTGTGGGTCGGCGGGGACATCCTCGTGGAACAGGAAGAGGAGACGCCCTGTTGACGGGTCGGTGGTACGAAAAAGACGCCACACCACGCCTTGATGCACCACCCGCGCCTCATGCACCTGTTCCCCCAGCGCAGGGAAGACCTGCGCCAGGGGCTTTCCACGGTGTTCAGGCCGCATACCCAACAAGCGGGCGGCGTGTGTATTCCACTCTTCAATGTACTCACCATCTGGATTGACGGCAATCCACGCTTCACGAATAGAGTCAAGCCACGTCACACGAACCTCACCTTCTCCCACATCACCGGTACGCACCAACACCACTCTCCCCCTATCCTAGGATGAAAAGCAGGAGAAAACCCCCTGCCTTTCATCCTAGGCGCTTGGCGCGCACTGCAACAAAAGTCCTTACACTGTCAAGGCTTCTTCCATCGCCGCTTGAATACGCGCGACCGTCGGCACTACGTCATCCATCAAACGCTTGTTGTAGGGAACAGGGCAATCCGCCCCCGCCACCCGATACACCGGGGCATCCAGCGAGAAGAAAACCGCCTCGGCAATTGTCGCCGCCACTTCCGCCCCAAAACCGGCTGTGTAGCAATCTTCGTGTACAATCAGGCATCGCCCTGTCTTTTCAACCGAAGCAAGCACCGCCTCGTGGTCCCACGGTTTGATAGTGCGCAAGTCAATGATTTCAACCGCGCCCGGAAACGCCTCGGCGGCTTCCAGGCAACGGTACACCATCGCGCCCCATGTCACCACCGTCAAGTCGTTGCCTTCCTGCACCACGGCGGCTTTGCCAAGCGGCAACATGAAGTCATCACCGGGATAGGGACGCCGTGCGACACTATTGTCGAGCAAGTTGCGGTGTTCCAAAAAGACCACCGGGTCGTTGCCACGCAACGCCGTCCGCAACAGCCCCACCGCATCTTCCGCGTTGCTCGGCATCACCACGTACCAACCGGGCTTGTGCGCCAGCACAGCCTCATCCGAGACCGAGTGCCAGGGGTCGCCCACCTTCTTCGAGAAGCCTACCGGCATCCGCACGACAACCGGCGCGGCGAAACGGTTGTTCGTGCGCCAGCGAATGGTGCCCAGATTGTTCATCTGCTCGGTCGCGGGGTCCATGTACTTGCGGAATTGGATTTCCGGCACGGGCAAGAGCCCCGCTATCGCCATGCCCATCGAGCGCCCAATAATGCCTTCTTCGCTGAGCGACGTATCGAACACGCGCGCTTCGCCAAATTCGGTTTGCAGGCCACGTGTAGCGCCATGCACGCCTCCCTTGACGCCCACATCTTCGCCAAACACCAACATGCGCGGGTTGACACGCAACTCGTGTTGTAATGTGCGCAAGACGGCATCCACCAGGTTGATGCGCACGGGCGTATCGGGGTGTGGAACATCCGTCCCTTTGGGAAGGACAACACCTTCAGGCAAGAGGCCGCCTTGCTGTTGGACTTCTCCCTCAAAGAAAACATGCCGCGTACCAGTACCCGGCGTCGGCTCAGGCCAGGCGCGTACCGTTTCAACAGCGGCACGCACACGCGCTTCGGCTTCGGCTTCCAGCGCCGCCCACTCCTCCGCGCTCATGTGGTTGGGCACAAGAAACTCTCGCACGCGGCGCAGAGGGTCGCGCTGTTGTTCGGCTTCGCGCTCTTCGGGGGATTTGTAGGCGGCGGTATCCACGGAAGAATGGCCAGGCAAGCGTACCACCGACGCACGCAGCAGGACAGGACCATGCCCTTCGCGCACCAGGCGCACCGCTTCGGCAATGACGCCGGGGGCTTCGCGTGGGTCGGTCCCGTCGCACTGCATCACGGTCAAGTTTTTGAAGGCAGCGAGGTTTTCGGCGATATTGCCGCCGGGGGTCTGCAACTCGTGGCGCACCGAGATGGCATAGTTGTTGTCTTCGATGAAAAAGAGCATAGGGAGACGCAAGGTCGTGGCAATCGTCAAGGCAGACCAAAACCCATTGGCGGCTACGGAGCCGTCGCCACCACAAACCACAGCAATCGCGCCTTCCCAATCCGAATGCCCCAGTTGTTCAACATGATACCGAAT of the Ardenticatena maritima genome contains:
- a CDS encoding alpha-ketoacid dehydrogenase subunit alpha/beta — its product is MGTPALDWTHIARLMLLSRTLDTIEETELLPSGEVIYQFSAGGHELAQVLLGLQLTHPHDGVSSYYRSRPLMLTLGLTLEEALAGSMAREGSPSGGRDVGVVFNRPGRGERPTVLPAAGDVGSQYTPAAGWAQAIRYHVEQLGHSDWEGAIAVVCGGDGSVAANGFWSALTIATTLRLPMLFFIEDNNYAISVRHELQTPGGNIAENLAAFKNLTVMQCDGTDPREAPGVIAEAVRLVREGHGPVLLRASVVRLPGHSSVDTAAYKSPEEREAEQQRDPLRRVREFLVPNHMSAEEWAALEAEAEARVRAAVETVRAWPEPTPGTGTRHVFFEGEVQQQGGLLPEGVVLPKGTDVPHPDTPVRINLVDAVLRTLQHELRVNPRMLVFGEDVGVKGGVHGATRGLQTEFGEARVFDTSLSEEGIIGRSMGMAIAGLLPVPEIQFRKYMDPATEQMNNLGTIRWRTNNRFAAPVVVRMPVGFSKKVGDPWHSVSDEAVLAHKPGWYVVMPSNAEDAVGLLRTALRGNDPVVFLEHRNLLDNSVARRPYPGDDFMLPLGKAAVVQEGNDLTVVTWGAMVYRCLEAAEAFPGAVEIIDLRTIKPWDHEAVLASVEKTGRCLIVHEDCYTAGFGAEVAATIAEAVFFSLDAPVYRVAGADCPVPYNKRLMDDVVPTVARIQAAMEEALTV
- a CDS encoding diguanylate cyclase — protein: MTWLDSIREAWIAVNPDGEYIEEWNTHAARLLGMRPEHRGKPLAQVFPALGEQVHEARVVHQGVVWRLFRTTDPSTGRLLFLFHEDVPADPHQLIQLLRPLQRRMADISPLTLEAWWAALAAWAQDLPAHDVQMLWVGSEDRTWAYTQLDVPASLATAFTEHVAHSPCVPHSFTVEASLGVVCPRRQHTNLCLAVLIPHSGATPAVLAAWREVAEWVHMTYEAAASTTSILRLDRLLTDLQAIVGMVRHAPLETVWNYLAQRICHAFDADAAYLLRWDVQRDIPVPVAAVGPLAQRYAMLSAKPHRRTLTASVLSANRVIAVEDVFNSPFIDIEVALLFPQRSLLGLPLVHEGQRIGAILLAWDEPRTFSPATVQEADVVRHALSFFLHRALMEQEVHRRVSELETVHQAHGTIATTLDMDEAVCQILEQVQQMVPAHVCMLLLEDETAQNGRTVRLHAALGTGAPLAGQQYPVDAFPPLQTILQDGIPVTHTTREGVGQQEGLPWKDAHTWLGVPLILQGYARGVLAVYRRDAFTFSSSHVRMLTAFARQAATVLENARLYSALRQRAQMLERLYRAAEDLVSKRSPHDILQRLAHHLIATAQCVSCHIGIIEGASLHLIAEVTREDFQPRASLLGRTFPLKELPLLHETITTFTIRTVSKESPELLPRERRAFQRFGVEHALLVPVWGQEQPLGIAVLHFNAPPDHLDEDAVSLLRSLANYTGVVLTNVRYYEQEQRRARQMEALYRATASLLGTLDMDELLDEILGAAMRAIPSAEKGTLALADETGQLRVHAVRGYHDLHVRNMVMPETGYAAKSAREALSLLIEDVDALEDVFYEGDIAEVQAVKSGIVVPLVYGDRVYGVISLDATQKFAFTRDDLEMLRTFAITATAAIHNALLYADVQQMALTDDLTQVWNRRGFFDIARREFHRAQRYNRPLSALMVDLDYFKRVNDTYGHFVGDQVLARFAHVIVHHVRDVDIVGRYGGEEFMVLMPEATLEQAVQVAERLRETIAQTRLETDVGAIQVTASLGVAALRDEDTAFQDILRRADQALYKAKEAGRNRVAWEA
- a CDS encoding pentapeptide repeat-containing protein, with the translated sequence MVQPNAEKPAGEKIILTRQEVLSAASMAYGEGRAPDFSNQHLDGLNLSSSTLEQANFQGASLLGTVLVDSNLTGAHFEGAMLFKADLYAATANECDFTEAKLIGANLRRARLFQAILRDVDARGANLSAANLRQAILDNADLSSAVLQMAVLFKASLQNTNFQGANLHNANLSTAVATAANFQEANMNEADLRGAILDHALLNNAKLVRAHLVGASLSNASAQGADFSHANLSGAILHKARLNSANFTNASLRWADLTDADLTNAILTGATLRGARYNANTKWPEGFTPPASAVKVG